DNA from Bombus vancouverensis nearcticus chromosome 14, iyBomVanc1_principal, whole genome shotgun sequence:
GATAATTCGCTAATCGTTCGCGTATCGAGCACGGCGCGAGTATAGAATACACGCGCGTTCGGCATGCAAAAATCGGATCGAGTCGAGAGGGTATCGCCGGCGACGAATCTCGACGCTGCTGTGTACGTTTCCTTCGTCGTTCTCGACACCCAGCGAAATGCAAATTCGCCTGGGATAACGGTTCGCTGCTCCGCGTGCGATGCAATTTATACTAATACGAACGAGCGATCGTACACGCTTGGCAAATTATCAGCGTAACGCTGGTAAGCGCGTTATTAATGCTAGCGCCGCGATATTATCCGACTTTTCGAGTATCGACCATTAGTTCTCGTTTCCTAGCCTGCTCCGCTCCTTATTCGTTCGTCGGCCATTTTTACCTCGTAAATCCTCATCAGCCGCACCGGACACGGTAAAAGCGAATTTCGTGGTCTCGCTATATATCACCAATTCCGTTCGATTACGCTCCCAAAGACAGATAATACACCGTGCCTGTCCGTTCTGACGACGTTTACAATATTTATGCGACCAAGTATCGTGTTGTTCGAAAATTGTTCAAGTTCGAAATTGGTAAAAAGTTCGTAAGGAATGCTCGATTCAGAGTGGTAGTACATGTTTTCCAACGTCCGCAGACGTCTTTTCTGAAacattttggaatattttatacaacacACACACGCGCATAATAAACACGTAAAAGTTCTCGATGAcaaacgttgaaatattttcgtCAGCCACTGTATTTTGGAGAACAGGGGCGTCTCCGGTTTTGAAAAGGGGCCGAAAAGTCGTAAACAGTATTGTGAAAACAAACCCCAAAGCAGTCGACCCGTTTCCCCTCGAATAGACTACAAACACCTTGCCATATCAACATCTCCACCCCTCGGTGGAAGTCAGGTAGCCAGAGTTCGACCTGGTGGCCCGAGACTCGGCCACATCAGCCGTAAATCCTTTGCGGAGACTGGTCGCCGCGGTTGTCGGCTCTGTGTACCGGGTGAATAGGGCCTCAGGGAACGCCGATAAATCATCTCGCGGTTCGGATCAATTGCAACGGACAACAACGTCGGTAAATAACGAATTACGCGGCTTTCAATTTGCTCGCACGAACTGTTTGCGCCCGCCGCATCGATCGATCGGGAAATTCAGATCCGTTTCAGTGGTGGAACGGTCCGCGGTCAGGCGTCATTGGCTGTCTCGTTACTCTTCGTTAGTGTTCGATCGCTAAGAAAACGAGAAGACTTCGAGATGAGAAAGCCGCGAATGCCAGGTGTCATAGATAGTCGTGTTTCGAATGATTAAAGAGAATGGTTCAAGTAGACGCTAGTTTATGTTCGTTCGGTATTGTTTCCACCTATGCGTGGGTTTCACGGTTTTGTGAAAAATCTCTGCAACGACGCGATCATATTCTTATTCGATTAGATACGGTGCCGCCTACCTTGCTGTCCACTTGAATATAGCAACGTCAAGAAGAACTGCGATATTCGAGTAGGAGGGTGACTGGACGTTTCATCCATTAAGCAAACAAAGAATCCAAAGGTCGGGGAAAATATAGAAGAGGGAAAAAAGGGGACAAAGGAAGAGAACAAGGAGAGAGGGAAGGATGAAGGGTCGACCCTGAAGAGATCAGGCCTGGCAAGGCCAGCGTAGTTCAGAGGGAGGCCAACGGAGGAAAGGTCGTCAGCCCCGTAAAAAAGGGGTCGAGGCCTGCGAGCAGCTTAAAAGCTCGGTCACAATAGGTTGCCTGCAAAGCTCTGGTTCCAGGGGGTCGGAGGCGGAGGAGGGTGGCGTCATCGGCGGTGGTGGAGGAAGTGGCACGAGTATGTGCTGCGTCCTTCAAGGTGCCGAAAGGGTGTTTCCCTCGAACGGAGGGAAACACGGGGCGGGCACGGGCGGCAACAGGGGTGTGGGCACCTCGGTTGGTACCCAGGACCTTCCCCTCGAGTCACTCTGGGCGGCTGGTCTTGACGAGGGTATGGGTTTCCCTCAGAGGTGTTCCTATGCCAATCATCATTCCACTCTCACGAATACTGCCATGGGCCATGCGACCACCAATCCTGAGGAGCTGTGGAAGGAGAGGAACCTCTCTTACAGGTAGAGGTTCTGGATTCTGACCCCGATCTCTAACTGTTTCGTTGTTGTACAGAAAttaattgtacaattttatattacaatcGCGGGTCGTATTACATAGCGACATAAGGCGATGCAACCAAGAGTAGAATAACGCGTCTTTTGGTTCCATCGCAAGTGTCCTTACACGAAATATCGAAACAATGTCGGTTCCAACCCCTAGAACTCCCACAACTTCAACTGGTATCGATTCGTCGATCACGGACGAGATATGGACGTCCGCGAACGAGGCGAAGTTCTTCCGCACTTCGACCACGTCAACGGGTATCGGGTCGTCGCTGAACCTGCACGAGAACAATCGATCGCTGGAATCACGGGACGGTGACTTTTATTCCACGGACATCGAGGACTCAAAGGACACCTATCGAAGATTCTTTCCTAATACTCCGACCACATCGGGCTTGGGTTCCTCGTCGGATCGTCAGTCGGTGGAAACTCAACGCGGGTCCAAGGATCTTCCGGATCATCTGTGGGCAGCGGCTATGGAAGATGGTTTCTCGAGATTTAACGCTATGAAATCTCTCCAGACGATTACTCGACAGCCGCGACCTAATCACGACTGGGTGAAGACGGAGAGGATCTCAAGGTTCACGAAGCACCGAACCATTAGCCAGTCGCCGCAAAGGGAGGAAGAGATATGGACGTCGAAATTGAACGAGAACAACGTGTCCAGCTACGCGACCCAGAGAATCAACGGGCCGCACAAGTGTCATCATCAGACAAGGCGAAGCTTCTCCACGTCGATCGTGGCCGATTTAGCCATCACGCCCGATGGATCGCAGCAGAGCCTCGGCAGCGGAGAGTTTCTGGTGAGTCCCGTCTCCTCTCTGTGTTGTCTCGATGTTGTGACGTAGAATCTAGAACCCCGTTTTCCTTCTTAACCTGAATACGAATGAGAATTTCTGAAATAACTCAGGAAAATAGCCTAAATATCAGATTAACTTTATGTCTATCGTTAACGAAAATTACAATTCAACATTCTCGATATGCTATTCACAAATACAACGAGGAAATTGTTCTATCACGCGCCATTGGCCGCGGCTCATCCTATTTAAGCCAAGCTCACGTGATCCACTCACCTAATCAATTGCCGGCCCCGTGAAATGGAGCTGGAAGCTGATCTCAATGAGATCAGCTCGGCCGTAATAGGCGGCAAGTGTCTCCGTGCCCACGCGTCTAATAACAGTGATCCAGTTGCAATTTCGAGAAACACACTTCGTGCCATCGTGTAACTTTTAACACATTTCGTGCGCGAGTAGTTTGACAGGCTCGTAGCTGGTTTCGTGTTAGTTAGCGGATAGCATGAGAAAGTCGATAATTTGCGGTTCATCGGAATGTCCTCGATCTGCCTTGAAATGTAGCTCGGCTGTCACCTCGAGTCAGAGCCGAGAATGACCCCGAAAGCCACGGGCATCGACGGCCACGGCGAAAAATCAATGCTGCCAACCTGTTGCCTCGAATTATCGTCCCGAATGAATTTTAACCGAAGATGGTTGCACTTTCTCTGTCCATTCTTCGTTGCGTCTTGCCTCGGCTTTCTAATTACGCTTGCTCTCGCGGCCATTTCAATCGTCTCCGTAAGAGTACCATTTGAATACGAAATATCCATTTAGAGTTCCTCTACCTTTAAAAAGGAAGACACTTTTTTCATTTATCGACACAATCCCTAACGAGATCATTAACACGTTTTTTTTTCTCGAAAAAGCCACGCGGTTGATCGTGTTGCGCGTTCGAAACGCAGAAGATTTTCGCGAGGTTCTAATTGCTAATATGTTCCGTGCTTCTGCGGCTGGTGGAGAGCAATTATGTTAATAGCTGCTCTAAGTAGAATCGCGCAGAGGATGAAGAAGACCGCGACCTCGCGAAACGAGCGGTATCGATATTCAGCGCAATTAGGTGCTGCGATCGCATATGGGTGCAAGAATGGCCAATCAATTGGGTCGATCTTGATGTCGGTAATCCGTAGCGGATACGCGCCAACACGAATCGCACGCGATTTTACAAATGTGGTTTATCTGTCGACCAGCGAACGCCACGTTCAGGGGAATTAGTCACGATTAATTAACGTTGCGGGAAACGAAACTAGAGGACCGTAGCGATCGACGGAATTTGTACTAAATTTTCGATCTTTCGCATCCGGTCACTAAATGGGATTCGTCATATAATTCTCAGTCCGTGTTCCTGCATAGTAATTACGAAGCACGTGGCGAGATATGGTATGATATACGAGGGCGAAGGAAAAGTCACGAGGGTATAATTCTTTTGATGGTGGAACGCGGAGGAGTAAATGGAGTGTCACGTGGAACAAAGTGATGGCAAATGTTCGACAcgtgcgttatatgggaatccTTTCGTCCAAGTTTCATCTAGCGGCCCCTTAAATATACGACGTGCGAAATAtatgccatataaagtactTGGGGAAAGTATTCGTACACCTGTAGAAACATTTTACGAATATATCACGTGTATTCCTATTCATTTAGTATTCCTtctatttcttcgtttcttcgcgATATAACTATGTGAAATTTAACATTTCAAACACCTATTTACATAACTCAATGTTACGCGGCAAAGTGTTCCGATCGTTCAAATATAACAGCAGTCCGTTTCATCTCTAAACCTCTCAAACCATCTCCGAAACCATTAATCTTGCGCAAAGTGTCGCGTCAACGTAGACAGCGAAGTCAGATCGATCTTTCTTCTAAGATAGGACGCCTTTGAATTTCTGCTTCGCCCGTTCGTTCTACTTTCCTCGATCAGGCTGAAAATTTCGCGTGAATGATTCTCGTGATAGCGCTGTGACGTCTGAGAGATATTCCAGTCCGTGCAGTATCATTTTCTTCGGTGTTATTTCGACGCACGTGAACGCGCGTACAAACAAGGACGCGGAAGCTCGTTCGTACGAGATTAACGTAAACATGGATTAAAACGAACATTTTCCGCGAAACGTCCGCTGAGTCCGTGGCAATAAATTTCGGACGCGAACGACCACTGGATTAACGAAGAACGAGCTAAACGTAATTAACTCCTTGAAGAACGAGCCACGTGGCTCACCTTCTCTTTACACTATTCCTTTGAAGGTCGTAGCTCGAAAATCATTTCCGCCAACCTGTCTAGCTTCTCTCCTTAATTTTCGAAGTTTCTGACGTTTCGGTGGATCTCAGGAATTTTAACGAGTCTCAGGTTTTAGCACGTCATGCCTTCAACGCGCAATTTTGTAATTCTAATTATTGTCGTTGATAAAGTTTCACTTATATATATTTCTCGTTCATTATATTATGCTGAAACGTTGTTCAAGCTTTTCCGACCGATATCCCTTATTTCGTCTAAAATATGTACGTACGTTTCATTAAATATATCGCAAAGAATATTAAGTTTAATTCGTTTAGCGGAGAATCGTCAAAAGGCAATAATGATAGGATTTAAGCTAACTAGCTGCCGTTTATTATCCGGAAAGCTCCTTATCAAACGAAAAAGCTTCCCCGTCAGCGATTTGAAAAGGCCATTTGAATGTTGAAACAAATTTACAAAAGATCAACTTAAAGAGCCACTATATGTGGTTCGCGTTATTGTTCCCTCCATTGTTAACGTTTTGTACGTTTCCTCTTATCCTCGGCGCACGGAATTTCACGGCAAAGGGCATTGTTCTTTTACACGCTGCCTTTACGAAGCAAACGACGTAGTTAAAAGTATATTACTCGTCGACGAAGTTGCTACGGCCCATAGGGAGTTGCTTTCTTCGCAACTCGCCATGGTTTCCGTACAATTTGCCATCCATTGGAACGGTCAAACAAGCAAATAAACAATTAAACAGATAAATTAATAAACACGCTCGATCGAGATCGACAAACCTTTTCGATCGAAGGAATCTTGTCCATCGATAAAGGTACGCGCATATTCGCGCAATTCCTCGAACGAGTCGAGGTTCACGATCGTGTAACGAGCTCAAGATTTCATTAGCCCAGCGAGCACGATGCGCTGAAGCGACAGATCGAAGCTGCCTTCGACCAGTTGAAGGAACGCGTTTGATTAAAATCCATTTATCATTCGAACCGTGGCTCTATACTTTGAGCTTTGGGTCGGTGTTCTGGCTGGAAATACCCCACTAACTTTAGCTTGCGTTCTACTCGCCCTCTCCATAGCTGTTTCTTCCTCTGTTGTTCTTGTTGCAGATACTGAACCACGAAATAATTATGACCGTGTGTTCTACTCCTTCATCGATGGTAAAAACGTAGTTGACAAGTATCTACATAAAATgcatttaaatattaatcgaaAGACGTATTCTTCGTGCCAAAGTTACATATATTCGCCTTAATTTCGTCATTCGTTATCCATccaaatgaaataatattcgGAGCTTCGCCACGTTGTGGCAATTTTTATTAGCAATTGGTATATAACAAGTCTCGATGACGACGTGGCTCGCAGAAATTCCAATCGTGGCTAACGAGCTAAGGATGCCGGAGAAACGAGGGCCAAAAGGAGAATTTACGTTTCGTTAGAGCAATTGGCGTTGCGGCGGAAGTCGTGATGGGTAGAGCAAGCGAAAACGGAAAGGAAAGAGCAACCTCGAATACCGACGCTTGATTACTTGACGAGAGCCACCTCGAATCGATAATCGAGCCGCAATCTCCGCCGGCTAAAATGATAATGTTCCTGCGGGAAATCCTACGGTCGTCCGCGCCGAAACCTACTCCACTATGTTCACAGATTGCAAGAGTACACCCCAGGTTAGCTCGCTTCCTGATGATCGGACCAAACCCGGATTACCTACGTGACTTCGACTTCCGGATTTTCTTTCCATTTCCATTGGGTTTGCTTCAACTTCTTCCTCTTCTCATCATTTGCTTCTTTTGACATAAGAATATGTAGCACGCGTTATCTAATTCTTTTCTCGACGAAGATTCGTTTACGAGGAAGTCTTCGATCAATGATTTTTTTATTATCTTCACTGCTATTCGTTTCTGTTATGGAAAGAAAATCGAATATGCTAATACAGTGCGCGATTTTAAATGTCCATTACAAGTGGATGAATTTTAACGATACCGTCCTAAGAAAATAAGTAGAAGGGATAGGCAAATTTCACGTACATCCACTTGTCGCATAATAATGGAAGCACCGCGCGATTTACGTTTACGTACGCGAGGTTTTACGCGATCGACTATTATTATAGAGAAAAGAATGGGGTTCTACAGGAGGATATCGAACCTAGGCTCGTCTAGACGGTTCCTTATTTCTGCGGAAAATGGGAAGCACCACCACATTAGACACGTGGCTGTAACGTGTGTAACGTATCGATAGTTTTATCCACTCGACAACCTTTCCTCGGGTCTTCGCGTTTCTCTAAGCTTTTATACACGGTTCCGCTTATGTATTTTGAGGAGATCTCGATGACTAGAAATACGCGAGTAACGATCCGGCGGTTTGGAATTTCAACTCACGGCTGTTTGCCAGTAACCACGTCGTGTTCGCCTTGTTTTTGCCTGGCCGGTATATAACTCGATCTCGTCGTACGACATCGATTCATATGTGGCTGCTCGCGATTCTGATCCATTCCGAATCGTTTGACAATTTTCGCCGCCCTCCTCGTGTCTCTCTCGGAGATTTCAAAGGAAACGCGTTTCCTCTGGCCCATTTCACTCGCTGACAGATTTATTCGCCTGGCGAAAGACCTTTGCTGAAATTAACGCGACGCACTGTATCCGCTTCCTCGAGAAATATCCTGCACATCTTTGATATTTTCATTTTGATGCTTCATTTTGGAAGATCGATCGTTACGACGTCGAAGATCGAAGAACTATCGAAGAGATGATTAATAATTTCCTTCGTTTTCTTGT
Protein-coding regions in this window:
- the LOC143302416 gene encoding uncharacterized protein LOC143302416 is translated as MCCVLQGAERVFPSNGGKHGAGTGGNRGVGTSVGTQDLPLESLWAAGLDEGMGFPQRCSYANHHSTLTNTAMGHATTNPEELWKERNLSYRTPTTSTGIDSSITDEIWTSANEAKFFRTSTTSTGIGSSLNLHENNRSLESRDGDFYSTDIEDSKDTYRRFFPNTPTTSGLGSSSDRQSVETQRGSKDLPDHLWAAAMEDGFSRFNAMKSLQTITRQPRPNHDWVKTERISRFTKHRTISQSPQREEEIWTSKLNENNVSSYATQRINGPHKCHHQTRRSFSTSIVADLAITPDGSQQSLGSGEFLVSPVSSLCCLDVVT